A single region of the Cyclopterus lumpus isolate fCycLum1 chromosome 16, fCycLum1.pri, whole genome shotgun sequence genome encodes:
- the LOC117745369 gene encoding eomesodermin-like — MLGGEGESSAFSSAKEAADDRRKSPAVGGDDPAAGSRYTAHGMGADRSYYIPPTVSKQSPEAPNPCSFIPYTPSGTVYAASSAGRYPSSLHLGSVLPPAGFPPSAAGRSHFSPAYQLGQSPGCIYTPYSSSGSALGGITLPSAGPGMRAQVYLCNRPLWLKFHRHQTEMIITKQGRRMFPFLSFNIAGLNLSAHYNVFVEVVLADPNHWRFQGGKWVTCGKADNSGQGNKVYIHPESPNTGAHWMRQEISFSKLKLTNNKGTNHNTSQMMVLQSLHKYQPRLHIVEVTEDGAEDISSDVKTQSFTFPENQFIAVTAYQNTDITQLKIDHNPFAKGFRDNYDSMYTAQENDRLTPSPTDSPRAHQIVPGARYTMQPLFQDQFVNNLPQNRFYNSERAVPQTNSLLSPQTEDGSSQRWFVTSMQQGGNGTSTGSKLDLTPYEGEYSSSLLPYGIKSLSVQTSHALGYYPDSPFTTMSAGWGSRAAYQRKVSPSLPWSPRPSPTTGFPEDSNKVKPQIDEEVNGSGSLISSWTDTQSSALSLEKADSYSAACKRRRLSLNGPCTEDSASDIKCEDLASVAINSSSYSKEAPLAKGMAAYYSFYTNP, encoded by the exons ATGCTCGGCGGTGAAGGGGAGAGCAGCGCCTTCTCTTCTGCGAAGGAAGCCGCGGATGACAGGCGCAAGTCTCCGGCTGTGGGTGGGGACGACCCGGCCGCTGGCAGCAGGTACACGGCGCACGGGATGGGGGCCGACCGGTCCTACTACATCCCTCCGACGGTTTCCAAACAAAGTCCAGAAGCCCCGAACCCTTGCTCTTTTATCCCTTACACGCCCAGTGGGACGGTTTACGCCGCGTCCAGCGCGGGCCGGTACCCCTCATCTCTCCACTTGGGCTCCGTGTTACCCCCCGCGGGGTTTCCCCCCTCCGCTGCCGGACGCAGTCACTTCAGCCCGGCTTACCAGCTCGGGCAGAGCCCCGGCTGCATCTACACGCCGTACAGCAGCTCCGGGTCGGCTCTGGGCGGCATAACGCTACCCAGCGCCGGCCCCGGGATGAGGGCCCAGGTGTACCTCTGCAACCGGCCGCTGTGGCTCAAATTCCACCGGCACCAGACCGAGATGATAATCACCAAGCAGGGCAG ACGGATGTTCCCGTTCCTCAGTTTCAACATAGCGGGTCTCAACCTGTCAGCGCATTACAACGTGTTCGTGGAGGTGGTGCTGGCGGATCCGAACCACTGGAGGTTTCAAGGGGGCAAGTGGGTCACCTGTGGCAAGGCGGACAACAGCGGCCAAG GAAACAAAGTCTACATCCATCCAGAGTCTCCAAACACGGGGGCCCACTGGATGAGACAAGAAATCTCCTTCAGCAAACTGAAACTCACGAACAACAAAGGGACCAATCATAACACCTCACAG ATGATGGTGCTGCAATCGCTGCACAAGTACCAGCCCAGGCTGCACATCGTGGAGGTGACGGAGGACGGCGCGGAGGACATCAGCAGTGACGTGAAGACTCAGAGCTTCACGTTCCCAGAGAACCAGTTTATAGCTGTGACTGCCTACCAGAACACTGAT aTTACGCAGCTGAAAATTGATCACAACCCTTTTGCCAAAGGATTCAGAGATAATTATGACTC GATGTACACAGCTCAAGAAAACGACCGCCTAACACCATCGCCGACCGACTCGCCCCGTGCCCACCAGATTGTCCCCGGGGCCCGCTACACCATGCAGCCCCTCTTCCAGGACCAATTTGTCAACAACCTTCCCCAGAACCGCTTCTATAACAGCGAGAGAGCCGTACCGCAGACCAACAGCCTCCTCTCGCCTCAGACGGAGGACGGAAGTTCGCAGAGGTGGTTCGTCACCTCCATGCAGCAAGGGGGGAACGGCACGAGCACCGGCAGCAAACTAGATCTCACGCCCTACGAGGGAGAATACTCCAGCTCCCTGCTCCCTTATGGTATCAAATCCCTGTCCGTGCAAACATCCCACGCTCTCGGCTACTACCCGGACTCTCCTTTCACCACCATGTCTGCAGGGTGGGGGTCCAGAGCGGCATACCAGAGGAAGGTCTCTCCCAGCCTGCCTTGGTCTCCCAGGCCCAGTCCCACCACTGGTTTCCCAGAAGACTCAAACAAAGTTAAGCCGCAGATCGACGAGGAGGTGAACGGCAGCGGAAGCCTGATCTCCTCCTGGACGGACACACAGTCGTCGGCTTTGTCCTTAGAAAAGGCGGATTCATATTCCGCGGCCTGTAAACGAAGGCGTTTGTCCCTCAATGGTCCCTGCACAGAGGACTCGGCCTCTGACATCAAGTGTGAGGACTTGGCCTCTGTTGCCATCAACAGTAGCTCCTATAGCAAAGAAGCCCCCTTAGCCAAAGGCATGGCAGCGTACTATTCCTTTTACACAAACCCTTGA